The proteins below come from a single Tenuifilum thalassicum genomic window:
- a CDS encoding triple tyrosine motif-containing protein, producing the protein MRRFAFIVFAFLGLELHSQINTVGLPVIKHFQKSEYGGGTQNWSIDQDKRGFIYIANNRGVLRFDGQRWNLFQLPKEQLVRSVLCSGDTIYVGAFEEIGYFTYDAKQDLVYNTLTPNISELDKNFDEAWRIYRIGSSIVFQTFTHVIVLNNGKVNSYKAPEALQFSFIIDTAFYVQSKDGSIYRFREGEFYPYDDKGVFNGKQIWASFKLTNGNTFFATINHGVWVYDGEKFMPWRGKANEFLKQYQIFSAAQIKGGYIAFGTIQNGLVITDEQGNLVRFINKSLGLQNNTVLSTFVDADNNLWLGLDKGIDYVELNSSLGFIGEGLGLEGVVYASIIFANKIFVGTNQGLYYADWPLRSSFDEGKPFRLLPQTKGQVWSLFESRGKLYCGHNFGTFVIDKNLNVSQISSVEGSWCFLPLRNYPNKLIVGKYNGMHLYEFSNGEWKHDRMIAGFNESSRIIAEDDNESIWVAHGYKGVFKIILNQQKDSARFVSLYDDTRGFPERIGVNVERVGNQILFLTLKGIYRYNSLTDKMEPYHELNSIIGDVTGIRRMVEDSKGNIWVVRFDEVLKLKRNEDGTRVAEATPLNRFGRSFVSSFENIYVDNSGLVFVGTEDGLACYNSQFSSTPDSKQRNCLIKSVSTLGKKNRLVFNDYSVASTKRIEIPFSENSIRVEVAAPVYSAGTISFRFLVKGYSNGWTDWTEQPVIDFNRLPYGNYELKVQAKDAMGRIYYSDPLSIQVLIPWYLSWHAFVLYLVILVLGLIVVRVLVRRRVRMATEKIKEQKDIELKIQEEAHKRQVLEAESEIMRLKAENLQNQVEHKNRELASIALHIAHKNEFLSKLKQRLEVISKAINPVSQKEVLELIRNIDSDLKMDNEWERFEYHFDEVHGNFLKRLKEMYPDLTPNELRLSAYLRLNMTTKDIAQILNISVRGVEISRYRLRKKLKIDSDTNLVDFMLNL; encoded by the coding sequence ATGAGAAGATTTGCTTTCATCGTATTTGCATTCTTAGGCTTAGAACTTCACTCGCAGATAAATACAGTTGGATTACCTGTTATCAAGCATTTTCAAAAGTCGGAATATGGTGGTGGAACCCAGAACTGGTCTATTGATCAGGATAAGAGAGGATTTATATACATTGCAAATAACAGGGGGGTGCTTCGGTTCGATGGTCAAAGGTGGAATCTCTTTCAATTGCCTAAGGAACAGCTGGTAAGGAGTGTTTTGTGCAGTGGCGATACCATTTATGTGGGAGCATTTGAGGAGATAGGGTATTTTACATACGACGCAAAACAGGATTTGGTTTACAATACGTTAACGCCCAATATTTCTGAGTTGGATAAGAATTTTGATGAGGCATGGCGCATTTACCGCATTGGTTCTTCAATTGTTTTCCAAACCTTTACTCACGTCATCGTTCTTAATAATGGAAAGGTAAACTCCTACAAGGCTCCTGAGGCCTTACAGTTCTCCTTTATAATTGATACTGCGTTTTATGTCCAATCTAAAGATGGTTCAATTTATCGATTCCGGGAAGGTGAATTTTATCCTTACGACGATAAGGGTGTCTTCAACGGAAAGCAGATATGGGCAAGTTTTAAGCTGACAAATGGGAATACCTTTTTTGCAACTATAAACCATGGTGTATGGGTATACGACGGTGAAAAGTTTATGCCTTGGAGAGGCAAGGCCAATGAGTTTTTAAAGCAGTATCAAATATTTTCCGCAGCACAAATTAAAGGTGGGTATATTGCCTTTGGAACCATTCAGAATGGTTTGGTTATAACCGATGAGCAGGGAAACCTTGTTAGGTTTATTAATAAATCATTGGGTTTGCAAAACAATACGGTTCTTAGCACTTTTGTTGATGCCGATAACAACTTATGGCTTGGCCTGGATAAGGGTATCGATTATGTTGAACTTAATTCTTCCTTAGGATTTATTGGCGAGGGTCTAGGGCTCGAAGGAGTGGTGTATGCTTCAATCATTTTTGCAAACAAAATATTTGTTGGAACAAATCAGGGGCTTTACTATGCCGATTGGCCCCTTAGGAGCAGTTTTGATGAGGGAAAGCCCTTCAGGTTATTACCTCAAACCAAAGGTCAGGTTTGGTCGCTATTTGAGAGCAGAGGGAAGCTATACTGTGGTCATAATTTTGGGACTTTTGTCATCGATAAAAATCTTAACGTATCGCAAATTTCATCAGTTGAAGGCTCCTGGTGTTTCCTACCTCTGCGAAATTATCCTAATAAGCTGATTGTAGGGAAGTATAACGGAATGCATCTCTACGAATTTAGCAATGGTGAGTGGAAGCATGATAGAATGATTGCGGGTTTTAACGAATCGTCAAGAATTATTGCCGAAGATGATAACGAGAGCATTTGGGTTGCACATGGGTATAAGGGAGTCTTTAAAATCATTCTAAATCAGCAGAAAGATAGCGCCAGGTTTGTTTCACTCTATGACGATACACGAGGATTCCCTGAAAGAATTGGAGTTAATGTTGAAAGGGTTGGAAACCAAATTCTTTTTCTAACGCTAAAAGGCATTTATCGGTATAATTCATTGACCGATAAAATGGAGCCGTACCATGAACTTAACTCAATAATAGGTGATGTAACTGGGATTCGGCGCATGGTGGAGGATAGCAAAGGAAATATTTGGGTTGTTAGGTTCGATGAGGTGCTTAAGCTAAAACGAAACGAGGATGGAACAAGGGTTGCCGAAGCAACACCCCTAAACAGGTTTGGGAGGTCGTTTGTTTCATCTTTTGAGAACATTTATGTTGATAATTCGGGATTAGTATTTGTTGGCACCGAGGATGGCTTGGCCTGTTACAATAGCCAGTTTAGTAGCACTCCAGATTCAAAACAGCGCAATTGCTTGATAAAGTCAGTCTCGACTCTTGGAAAAAAAAATCGGCTGGTCTTTAATGACTATAGCGTTGCCAGTACAAAGCGGATTGAAATTCCTTTCAGCGAAAACTCTATCAGGGTTGAGGTTGCAGCACCGGTTTATAGTGCTGGCACCATCTCTTTTAGATTTTTAGTAAAAGGTTATTCTAACGGATGGACCGATTGGACAGAGCAACCGGTAATAGATTTTAATCGTCTACCCTATGGCAATTACGAGCTTAAAGTTCAGGCTAAGGATGCCATGGGAAGGATTTACTACTCAGACCCATTATCAATCCAAGTGCTAATCCCTTGGTATTTAAGCTGGCATGCCTTCGTTTTATATCTGGTAATTCTTGTTTTAGGTTTGATTGTTGTCAGAGTTCTTGTTAGGCGAAGAGTCCGAATGGCCACTGAAAAAATTAAAGAGCAAAAAGATATAGAGCTTAAAATTCAGGAAGAGGCACATAAACGACAAGTGCTTGAAGCCGAAAGTGAAATCATGCGGTTAAAGGCTGAGAATCTCCAAAATCAGGTTGAGCATAAAAACAGGGAACTTGCATCAATAGCTCTTCACATTGCGCATAAGAATGAGTTTCTTAGCAAGTTAAAGCAGCGACTGGAAGTGATTTCAAAGGCGATTAATCCGGTGTCGCAGAAGGAGGTACTAGAGCTCATTCGAAATATCGACAGTGATTTGAAGATGGATAATGAGTGGGAACGTTTTGAGTATCATTTTGATGAGGTTCATGGCAATTTCCTTAAAAGGTTAAAGGAGATGTATCCCGACTTAACACCTAATGAGCTCCGCCTAAGCGCATATCTTAGATTGAATATGACAACAAAGGATATTGCCCAAATACTCAATATAAGCGTCCGAGGGGTTGAAATTAGCAGGTATAGGCTGAGGAAAAAACTTAAAATTGATAGCGATACTAATCTTGTGGATTTTATGCTTAACCTATAG
- the gpmI gene encoding 2,3-bisphosphoglycerate-independent phosphoglycerate mutase has product MTKSKVLLMILDGWGKGKQDKSDVIFSTPTPNIDALTAKYPNSELLTCGENVGLPEGQMGNSEVGHLNIGAGRIVYQDLVRINKDIKEGRFGQMPVLVNALNYAKQNNKAVHFIGLVSDGGVHSLDKHLYKLCDITKDYGLDKVYIHALTDGRDTDPQSGLGFIKNLEEHLKSSNGIIASLVGRYYTMDRDKRWERIKEGYDLMVHGKGKPTTNMVKAIEESYAEGVTDEFIKPIVRVDADGKPVGVIREGDVVICFNFRTDRLREITIALSQKDMPEFGMQTLPLHYVTMTRYDDTFKNVNVIYEKDNLVNTLGEVVSNNGLKQLRIAETEKYAHVTFFFSGGREQEFPGESRILIPSPKVATYDLQPEMSAPLVKDAIVAELHKKTHDFICLNFANGDMVGHTGVYSAIQKAVQTVDTCVGEVVDAATANGYEVVIIADHGNADYALNPDGSPNTAHSLNPVPIILVSDRYKQVEKGILADVAPTILDMMGLPIPQEMTGKVLCK; this is encoded by the coding sequence ATGACAAAGAGTAAGGTTTTATTGATGATTCTCGACGGATGGGGAAAAGGGAAACAGGATAAATCGGATGTTATTTTCAGTACTCCAACCCCAAATATCGATGCGCTAACGGCCAAGTACCCCAACTCGGAACTTCTTACCTGTGGTGAAAATGTGGGCTTACCCGAAGGACAAATGGGGAACTCAGAGGTTGGGCACCTAAATATTGGTGCTGGTCGTATTGTTTATCAGGACTTAGTCCGCATAAACAAGGATATCAAGGAAGGCCGATTTGGCCAAATGCCTGTTTTGGTTAATGCTTTGAACTACGCCAAGCAAAACAACAAAGCCGTGCATTTTATCGGTTTAGTTTCCGATGGTGGAGTGCACTCCCTCGACAAGCATCTTTACAAGCTATGTGACATCACTAAAGATTACGGTTTAGACAAAGTATACATCCACGCGCTAACCGATGGCCGTGATACCGACCCACAAAGTGGACTCGGTTTTATTAAAAACCTTGAAGAGCACCTTAAGTCCAGCAATGGAATAATAGCCTCTTTGGTTGGACGTTACTACACCATGGACCGCGACAAACGTTGGGAGAGGATTAAGGAAGGATACGACCTAATGGTTCACGGCAAAGGCAAACCCACTACCAACATGGTTAAAGCCATTGAGGAATCGTATGCCGAAGGCGTAACCGATGAGTTTATCAAACCTATCGTTAGAGTTGATGCCGACGGAAAGCCTGTTGGTGTTATTCGCGAAGGCGATGTGGTAATCTGCTTTAACTTTAGAACCGACCGCTTACGCGAAATCACTATTGCGCTCAGCCAAAAAGATATGCCAGAATTTGGCATGCAAACACTTCCGTTACATTACGTAACCATGACCCGCTACGACGATACCTTTAAGAACGTTAATGTAATATACGAAAAAGACAACCTAGTTAACACGTTAGGCGAGGTAGTTAGCAATAATGGACTGAAGCAACTCCGAATTGCTGAAACAGAAAAGTACGCTCACGTAACCTTCTTCTTTTCTGGTGGTAGGGAACAAGAGTTTCCTGGTGAAAGCAGGATCCTAATCCCATCTCCAAAAGTTGCAACCTACGACCTTCAGCCCGAGATGAGCGCGCCTTTAGTAAAAGATGCAATTGTTGCTGAACTTCACAAAAAAACTCACGACTTCATCTGCTTAAACTTTGCCAATGGCGATATGGTTGGACACACAGGAGTGTACAGCGCCATCCAGAAAGCAGTACAAACTGTTGATACTTGCGTTGGCGAGGTGGTTGATGCAGCAACAGCAAATGGTTACGAAGTAGTTATCATTGCCGACCATGGTAATGCCGACTATGCCCTCAACCCCGATGGCTCTCCAAACACAGCCCACTCGCTAAACCCAGTACCCATCATTCTTGTTTCGGATAGGTATAAGCAGGTTGAAAAGGGAATCCTTGCCGATGTGGCACCTACAATACTAGATATGATGGGACTACCCATCCCTCAAGAAATGACTGGCAAAGTTCTTTGCAAATAA
- a CDS encoding DUF3109 family protein translates to MIEIDNKVVSSEIFEKKFCCDLPSCMGMCCVYGDSGAPLTPDEAITLEKILEQVKPYMTSEGISAVNEQGVAITDTDGDLVTPLIDGKECVFTIFENGIATCAIEKAWNDGKIDFRKPISCHLYPIRAKEYSTFTAINYNQWDICKPARDLGNKLGIPVYKFLKDALIRAYGEEFYHQLEEAEKLLSLQSNEK, encoded by the coding sequence ATGATAGAAATTGACAACAAGGTGGTTAGCAGCGAAATTTTTGAAAAGAAATTTTGCTGCGACCTGCCTAGTTGTATGGGCATGTGCTGCGTTTATGGCGATTCTGGAGCGCCATTAACACCAGACGAAGCCATTACCCTTGAGAAAATACTTGAACAGGTTAAACCCTACATGACCTCTGAAGGCATTTCTGCCGTAAACGAACAGGGAGTTGCAATAACCGACACCGATGGTGACCTAGTAACCCCCTTAATTGATGGTAAAGAATGTGTGTTCACCATTTTTGAAAACGGCATTGCCACCTGTGCCATTGAAAAGGCTTGGAACGATGGTAAAATTGATTTCCGAAAGCCAATTTCGTGCCACCTTTATCCAATTAGAGCAAAAGAGTACTCCACCTTTACTGCTATCAACTACAACCAGTGGGACATCTGCAAACCTGCCAGAGATCTAGGAAACAAACTAGGAATCCCAGTCTATAAGTTTCTCAAGGATGCTCTCATTCGTGCCTATGGCGAAGAGTTCTACCATCAGCTAGAAGAGGCTGAAAAATTGCTATCTTTACAATCAAACGAAAAATAA